Genomic window (Fundidesulfovibrio terrae):
CCGCTTCTTCTCCACCGAGCGCGACAGGCTGGAAGTCGAGATCATAACCGGAGGTTCCACGGGAATCTTCGGCCTGGTGGGCAAGAAGAAGGCCCAGATCAGGGCGCGGCGCCGCCAGGACCCGGCCGTGGCCGCCATGATCCGTGAGGAGGAGCGCCAGGCCAAGGCCGCCGCCAAGGCCGCCGAGGTGGCCGCCGCCGCTCCTTCCGGCCAGGCTCAGGGCGAGCCGGAAGCTCCGGAGGTCCCCCGGCAGAAGCCGGAGCGTGGCGCCCAGCCCGCACGCGAGGCAGCGCAGGAAGCCCCCCAGAAGCCGCGCGAGCCGCGCCGGGACAAGCCCCAGAAATCCCGTGAGCCCCGGGAAGGCCGTGAACCGCGCGAAGCCCGTGAGCCCAGGGAACCGCGTGAGCCCCGCCAGCCCAAGGAAGCACGGGAACCCAGGGAGCCGCGTGAGCCCAGGCAGGAGCGCCCCCGGCGCGAACGGGCTCCCAAGGCCGAACCCAGGCCCAGGCCCGATTCCCGCACCGAATCCCTGGACGACGACCTGCCCGAAGGCCACGACCAGTCCCCCGCCTCCGCGGAGTTGCTGGCCCTGGCCGCCGAGGTCATGAACCGCCTGCTCACCCCCATCCTGGAGCAGGAGCCCAAAATGGAGATCGAGGGCACGGCCAGCCGCATAAGCGTGCTCATCCAGGACGAGGAGCACTCGGGGCTGCTCATCGGGCGCGAAGGCCAGACCCTGGCCGCCCTGCAGTACCTGGCCAACCGCATCATGGCCCGGCGCTGGGAAAGCCCGGTGCGCGTGCAGATCAACACCGGCGAATACCGCGAGAAGCAGGACGACAACCTGCGCAAGATGGCCTTCTTCCTGGCCGACAAAGCCAAGAACCTGGGCCGCCCGCAGAGCACCAAGCCGCTCAGCTCCTACCACCGCCGGGTGATCCACCTTGCCCTGCAAGGCGACGACACCATCCAGACCCGCAGCAAGGGTGACGGCCCCATGAAGCGGGTGATCATCGTGCCCAAACGCCCCAGGCCCGAGGCCCAGCAGGCCCCTGAAGCTCCGCAGATGGCGGATGTGCAGGACGCCCTGGAAGCCCCGGGGGCGCAGGAACCGCAGCAGGCGCAATAGGCGCGCTCATCCGCCGCGTTCCTGCCCGCTTCGGGACGGAGCAGCGAACATGCCTTGACGTTCCGGGGGCCGAAGCGAGAGCTTCGGCCCCCGCTTTTCTTGACATCCGGGCCGAAACGGGTAGCTGAGTGCCCGCTTCGACGACGATTCCGGGCGGACGGGACGACCCGCCCCGCCCCATGTCCATCCTCACTCGGGGACGACCCCGCAAGCCAAAGGGAGCATATCCATGGCCTGGGGCATTCTTTTCCTCGCCGCCGCATTCGAAATCGCCTGGGCGTCCGGACTCAAGGCCACGCAGGGGTTCACGCGCCCGCTGGCCACGGTCGTGGTCGCCGCATGCATGATCGCCAGCATGGTTCTTTTGGGGCTTGCCGCCAAGCACCTGCCCATGGGCACGGCCTACGCGGTCTGGACGGGCGTGGGGGCGCTGGGCACGGCCGTCATCGGCATCGCGCTCTACGGGGAGCCCGCGACCCTGCCCAGGCTCGGCTGCATCGCCCTCATTGCGCTTGGAGTCATGGGGCTCAAGTTCTTCTCACGCTGATTCGCTGCCCCCACACCGCTTGTGCGGTTCCCCTGGCAGCCTTGCGGCCCGATGAGCCGGGCTTCTCACCATCCGGACAGCGCTCGGGAACGCTCCTTGCTTTCCAGCAGGAGGCGGAATCATTTTCCCACTCCAACTCCGGCAAGGAGCTCCTCATGATCGAATCCGTCGCAGCCCAGGGATATTCCCAATCGGCCCAGGCCGCAGCCAGGGCCGACGCCGTGGCTTCCGCGACCGAGGCCCAAGGGAGTGCATCCAGGTCGTCCTCGACGACGGCATCCTCCAAGGACAAGGTTTCCTTCTCCGAGGCCGCCAAGGCGCTCTCCAAGCTCATTGGGAAGTACCAGGGCAAGATCGACGAGGAGGACACGGACGGTTCGCAGGGCGATCCCGCGACCAGGATCAAGAAGAAGATCAAGGAGCTCCAGGAGAAGATCGCCAAGGTGGAGCAGAGCGACATGCCCGCCGAGGCCAAGCAGTCCGCCGTGAAGGGCCTGGAGACCGAGATGGCGTCGCTTACGCAGCAGCTCGCGCAGCTGACGGCCAAATCGTCAGGATCGGGCGGCAGCTCGGCGCTCTTATCCTCGGCCGGGAGCCTCTCCGGCCTGGGATCTCGCAAGGCCTAACGGGCACGAGCCTCATAGGGGATTCCAAAGGGAGGCACTCCCTTTGGCCGCCGGAGGCCTTCGCCGCTCGACATTTCCACCCACACGAAAAAGGCCGGGACTGGCCCGGCCTTTCGTTCACGATTTGATGCGCCTTACTGCGCCGCGGTCTTGGGCTTGGGCACCCTGACCACCACGCCCTTGGGCTGCTTCTCGATGACCGGTTCCGAGAACGTGGCCAGATCCTTGTCGCGGTAATCGATCACCACGCGCAGCTTGTCCGGATGCGCGCCCAGGCGGACCTTTTCCATCAGGCCGTTCTGCACGGTCACAGCCCCCCCGCCGCTGGTCTGCCACGGTCCCCAGAGGTCCACCGCAAGCCGGGCCGGAGCCTTGGCATGGAACGAGGTGACCCGCTCCAACGGCGCGTCGGTGACGATGGTGAGCACGAATTCGCTCGGATTATCCTGGACCTTGATGTCGAGCACCTTGCCCCCTGCGGACACGGCGGATTTCTCCCCCCCGCCTGCGGGCTGGTCGGCCTGCTTTGGCGCGGTGAACTGCGCCTGGACGGATTGCCCTGATGCCTGCTCGACCTTGGCCGCGGACTTGGCGGTTTCCTTGGGCTGGGGCTGGGCTGCGGCAGGAGCCTCCGCCTGGGCGTTGGCCGTCTCGGCGGCGTCCCCGCCCTTGGCGTCGGCCGGAACCTGTCGTCCCAGCTTGGCCGAGCGAACCTTCTTCTCGTCGCTGGTGACGGCGGGCTGTGTAAGCCCGTTGTCCCGCGCAGTCTCCACTGCGGGCTGCACGGCCTGCGGAGCGGCGGCCTGGGCCTTGTCGTCCGGAGCGGACAAGGCCGGAGAGGCCGTCTGGTCCGCCGGAGATTCCCCGCCGGATTTGGAGGCCTGGCCGGATTCCCTCGCGGGCTCCGGCTTGGGCGTTGCCCCGTCGCCCGGAGCGGCCTGTTGGGCAGTCTTGGGGGCGGCGCCCTCCTCGCTGGCGGAAGGCAGGGTCTGCGACTCGGTTGGCCCCTGAGGCTGCGGCTCCTGCCCGGCCACGAACTTGGTCGGCTCGGAGGGCTGCGAGGACTTGGGCGGTTCCATCCCGAGATTCCTGAAGGGATTGCGGAACTGGAACATGTTCAGTGAAAGCCCGAGGAAAAGGGCCACCACGATGATCATCAGTCTCAGATAAACCGGATTCTTGCGGTCTGCCATGGTGCGCTACCTGCCCTGCCCCAGTAGTTTGGCCTGCTCGGCAAAGACGAACGCGGCCGGTTTGGAGACGAACTCCGTTGTGTAGAGACCGAAATAGTATTGCGGCGGCCGGTCCCAATCGATGAAGTACAGGGCCATGGAGACGTACTTGAAGCGCGTCTCGAGCATCTCCAGGGACTTCTTGAGGTACATGGCCTGGCGCTGCTCCCCTATTTCCCCGGATGACCAGCCCCATTCGGTGATCCACAGCGGACGGCCGGACTGGCCGTGGCTTTCCATGATGCGGTGGATGAGGCTTATGTCGTCGAAGTTGTTGTCCCACTGCTTGAACTGGTCCGGGGCCACCTTGGTGTAGGGGTGGATGGCCACCACGTCCGGATGGATCCCCTTCTCGTAGAGGGTCTCCAGGAACAGGTAGCCGGGCATGCTGCCCTCGCCCACGAAGGTCAGGTTGCCCAGGCCCCCCAGGGCGATCTCGGCGTCCTTGTCCACGGAGCGGATCACCTCGCGCATGGCCGTGTACCAGGCCACGTACTGGTCGAGATTGGGCTTGGGGCGCCAGGCGTCGCTGATGTTCTCCTCGTTCCAGAGTTCCCACTTGCGCACCTTGCCCTTGTAGCGCTGCGCGGCCTCACGCATGAAATCCTTGTACTGGGCGAGCCACGCCTCGAACTTCGCGGGGTCCGTGGGCACGTGGAGCCAGTACTGGTCCTCGGAGCCGGTGGCCCCGCTGGCCCAGGCGGGCGATCCGTACACGCACATGAGCGGCTCGATGCCCGCATGGACGAGCATGTCCACGATCTGGTCGAACTGCGACCAGTCCCGCTTGCCTTTTTCCGGCTCTACCCTGTGCCAGAGAAAACTGTTGCGCGAGACCTTGGCGTAGACCGTCTTGGCCAGTGTCACGGCGCGGGCGTTGACCCCCTGGTCGTCGGAGAAGGTCATGTCCATGTGCAGCCCGAGCTGCAGGGCCTGGGCCGGACACACGTACGCGAGGAGAACCAGGAGCGCGAGAAGGAGTGTTCTTTTCATTTCTCTGGCCGGGGTTGGTCCGCTGGATGTGAGACGGAACTGTTGAGGCCCGAAATGTAGCCGAAAATCTTGCCGCAATCCATGGTCACGAGCATGGCCAGCATGGTGGCCATGGCCTTTGCCGACAGCGGATACAGACCCAGGCGGCGGAAGTTGCGCACCGGCTGCCACAGGTAGGCGCAGAAGCCGGCGGACAGGGGCAGCAGCCACAGCGGCCTGGACAGGCTCAGGCAGAACATGAGCACGCCCCCCCCGTAGGCCGCGAGCCGGATCATATGCCGCCTGGTGTGCTGGCGGGCCTTGCCGTCGCCCTGCATGTACAGGAAGAACTGCCGGTAGATGGCCCGGTAGCCGGGTCGCATGTGCCAGCGCACCACGGCCGATGGCTCCATGCGCATGGCGAAGCGGCTGGCGCGGATCTTGTTGTGGAACCAGGTGTCCTCGGAGAAGTCGAGCCATTCCGGATAGCCGCCCAGCTCTTCCCAGACGACCTTGCGGAAGGCCAGGGAACGGCTGGAGATGGCGAAGCGGTCGATACTCTTGGAAGACCGGAAGAGGTTGTGCATGGCGTACTGGCAGGCGTCGAAAAGACGTTCCACCACCGGCTCGTAGCCGCCCACCACCACGTCCGCCCCGCGCAGGTCGCTGATGCGCTCGAGCCACCCCGGATCGAGCAGGCAGCCTGCGTCGGTGACGGCGATGACCTCGCCCGAGGCCAGGGATATGGCCCGGTTGCGCCCGCCCGCGATGTTGCAGGGGGTCGATTCCAGCAGCACGTCCAAGGGATGCGCCCGGATGATCTCAAGCGTGCCGTCGGTGGAGCCGCCATCCACGATGACCAGCTCGTCAGGGAGGCGGGTCTGGGCGGCCACGGAATCCAGGAAGGCCCCCATGCTGGAGGCCTCGTTCTTCACGGTGACGATGAGGCTTACGCGCATTGGCGGTACACTTTCTCGCTTAAGGTTTCGACCGCAGCAGCCCAGGTGTAGCGCCGGGCGATCAGTTCGCGCCCCGCAAGGCCCAGCCGCCGGGCCAGGTCCTCGTCGCCGAGCGCCGCAAGCAGCGCCTCGGCGAAGTCGCGGGCGGTATCGGCCACCAGCAGGTGCTCGCCGGGGGACACCTCCAGGCCAGAGCAGCCAAGCCCGGTGCTGACCACGGCCACGCCGAAGGACAAGGCCTGCAAAATCTTGAGCCGCGTGCCGCTGCCCACGCGAAGCGGACACACGAACACCCGGGCCCGCCGGTAGTATCCGGAGACGTCGTCCACGCGTCCGGTGACGGTCACGCCGGGCCCTGCCAGGGCGGTAACTCCTGGGCCCGGGTCCTTGCCCACGATCCACAGCCGGGCCTCGGGCTCCCGGGCCGCCACCAGCGGCCAGACCTCCGCGCAGAACCAGCGGATGCCATCCACGTTGGCCAGATAGCTCATGAGCCCGGTGAACACCACATCCTTTCCCGTGGGAAATTCTCGTTCCTGCAAGGATTCCACAGCGTTGGGCACGGTGACCGTGTTCCTGTTGGCCGCGAGGAAGAAGTCCCGGTCCGCATCCGAGCAGGCCAGCACCGCGTCCATGCGCGCGGCCACGCCCAGCTCGAAGCGGCGCATGAACACGGACTGGAGCCGGTGGTGCAGCTTGCGCAACGGATTGCGGCATCGGCGGGAGTTGCCCGCGAGGACGTCGGTCTCCACGTTCTGGGTGTCCATGACCTTGAGGCAGGAAAGATCCTGGATGAGCTGCGCCCCGTAAGGGTACACGGCGTGGACCGCGTCGTGGACCCGGGCCGCTTCGGCAACGGCCCGGCGCAGGCGCGCGTCCCGGTAGATCACGGCCAGGAAGGGCGCGGCGCACAGATAGCCCAGGAACATGTGCCACAGCTTGCCCCACCTGCTCCAGGGAAGCTCCACGGCATCCACCCTGGCGAACCGGGTGCGCAGGTGCGCCACACCCTCACGGTCGCCGGGCCTGCGGATGGTGGTCAGCAGGGACACGTCGTGGCGCTTGGCCAGTTCGGCAAGCACGCCCATGATCCTGAGCTTGCCCCCCTCGTCCGGGGGCCAGGGGCATACGGGTGAGTAGAACAGGATACGCATGACGACGCCTACCGTCCGGACAAGCCGCGCGTCAGCCCGCTCACATAAGCGGGGATGCGGTCGAAGGCTCCGCGGCGCAGGAAACGCAGCATGCAGCGGGGCAGGTCATGCAGGAATATCCACAGGTAGGCCGCGAGCCGGTTGGGCCAGGGATAGAACTTGGCCAGGAAGTAGGCCCGGCTGCGCATGTAGTGGTGCCAGTAGCGGGCGCTGCCCACCCCGCCCATGGAGCGGCTGACCTTGTGCCACAGCTTGGCCCGGGGCACATAGACCACCCGGTGCCCGCGCTGGGATGCGCGCAGGCAGAAGTCCACCTCGTCGAAATAGATGAAATAATACGGGTCGATGCCATCAAGCTCCGTATAAAGCGAGGTCCGGGCCAACAGGCAGCAGCTGGTGATGTAGTCCGTCTCCTCCTCCACGTCGTGCTGTCCCCGGTCCTTCTCCTCGTAGCCCACGTGGGCGCAGTCGCCGCGCCAGGGCATGACGGTGCCCCCGGCGAACCAGATCACGTCCGGCTCGGAGTGGTAGTACATCTTAGGCCCGACGATGCCCATGCGCGGGTCGGATTCCAGCACGTCCACCAGGATGGAGAGCATGTCCGGGGCCACCACGGTGTCGTTGTTCAGGAGCATGATGCAGTCGAAGCCGCGCTCGCGCGCCCGGGCGATGCCCACGTTGTTGGCCCGGGCGATACCCAGGTTTTCGCCGTTCTCGATGAAGTCCACGTCGGGCCGGGAGCGGAACACTTCGAGGGAGCCGTCCGTGGAGCCGTTGTCCACCAGGATGACCCCGTAGTCGGGATAGTCCATGCCCGCCAGGGACTGAAGGCAGTCCAGGGTGTCCTGGAGGTTGTTCCAGTTCACCAGGACGATGGCCACGGAAGGCTTACGCATCGTGGCACCAGCCTTGGCGGATGGACGTTTTCGCCCCCAGGACAAAACGAGTCGAAAGAGCCCGCATCACCGCACCAGCCTGTGCTTGCGCAGCTCGTCCCAGGCCTTGTCCACCATGTCGTGGGCATTCTCGCCCTCGGCCCAGCTGGTGAGCCGGGCGATGCCCTCCTCCAGGCTCATGGCGGGCTTGTAGCCCATGGCCGTGATGGCCGAGCAGTCGCCGAAGCAGTGGCGGATGTCGCCCGCCCGGAACTGGCCCGTGACCTGAGGCTCAACGTCGGAGCCGATGACCCGGCCGATGGTCCGGGCCAGGTCCAGCACGGTGAGGGGATTCCCCGACCCCACGTTGAAGGCCCTGTTGTCCATGTCCGGATTCTCCATGGCCAGGATGTTGGCCTGGACGATGTCGGACACGTGCACGAAGTCGCGCATCTGCAGGCCGTCCTCGAAGATGAGCGGCGGCTGGCCGTTTTTGAGCCTGGAGCAGAAGATGGCGCACACCCCGGTGTAGGGATTGGAGAGCGACTGGCGCGTGCCGTAGCCGTTGAAGTAGCGCAGGGCCACGGCGGGCACCGGGGAATGCCGCCCGAAACTCAGGCACATCTCCTCCTGGTCGCGCTTGGTGACGGCGTAGACCGAATCCGGGCGCATGGGGTGGTCCTCCCGGGTGGGCACCGGGCGGGCCGCCTGGCCGCAGGCCGCGCAGACCATCTCGTAGTTCTTGGCCTCAAGCTGGGTCTGGGTGCGCGCCGCCACCTTGGAGCCGCCGCAGCCGGGGCAGAGGTAGCTGCCCTCGCCGTAACAGCTCATGGAGCTGGCCACCACCACCTTGCGCACGCAGTGCCTGCGGTTGGCCAGATGGTCCAGGATGGCGGCCGTGCCCAGGCAGTTGGACTCCACGTAGCGCACGGGCTCGTACATGGACTGGCCCACCCCCACTCGGGCGGCCTGGTGGAAGATCACCTCCACGCCGTCCAGGGCGTTGGCCAGAAGCCCCTGGTTGCGCACGTCGCCGATGATGGTGACGGCCTTGGGGTTGGCGTAGGCGGGGTAGCTGCCCCGGTGGACCTGATACTCCAGGTTGTCCAGAACCGCCACGTCCAGGCCCTTTTCGATCAGGGCGTCCGTCAGGTGCGAGCCGATGAATCCGAGCCCGCCTGTGACCAAAGCTCTCATATTTCGTTTTCCCAGGGATTTTGGGCCTCTCGGGCCAGGATGAACACACTGCCGAGGATGAACGCATTGATGGGGGTCATGTTGTCGATGTTGAACATGGGACCGAACATGGAAATCACCAAGTTCCCGGCCAAGACGCCGCACATGGCCAGCTGGGTGGCCCGCACCGCCGGGTCGGCCAGGAAGCGCAGCGACCGCACCGCCGTCCACATGGCCGTCAGCGGCAGGAACATGAAACTGGCCAGTCCGACGGCCCCCATCTTCACCAGCAGCCACATGTAGCTGTTGTGCATGTAGATGTCGTGGCTCAGGTAGCCCAGCTGTTCCGACTCGGCGTCGTACATGGGGCTTTCGAAGACCACCCGCGTGCCCAGGCCGTTGCCCCAGATCGGGCTGCGGGCGATCAGGGCGCTGGCGGCCTCCCACTCGCGCAGGCGGTGCAGGGAGGATATGTCCTCCTTGAACTCGCGCAGGGACAGAACCCGCGTCACCACCGACTCGATGGGGTTGACGGCCTTGGGCGAAATCACGCTGTGGGCCACCCAGATGATGCACCCTCCCACCGCCACGAAGACCGCAAGCTTGAGCATGAGTCGCTTGATGGCCGGTTCGGCCACCAGGAACATGAAGGCCAGGCCCGAGGTCAGGCCCAGGTAGGCGCTGCGGAAGAAGGTCACGGCCAGCGCGGTCAGGTTGAGCAGGCCGACGGAAAGCGACAGCACGGGACGAAGCCCGAACAGGTAGAAGGTGAACCCCAGGATGACCGGGGGCAGGTACGCGCCCAGCTCCAGGAGCACCACCCGGATGCCCTCGCCGTAGAGCAGCACCTCGCCCACGCCCATCCAGTAGTTCACCAGGATGCGCACCGACGAGAACACCGACACGCCGAGCAGAATCCAGACGCTCTGGCGCAGAGCGGCGGAGTCGAATTCGGCGATCAGGGGGATGACCAGCAGGTATTGCAGCAGCGGGCGAAGCTCCAGCAGGGCGTCCTTGAAGTAGATGCCCGAGGTGAGCGACCCCAAGGCCGACGCCGTGGCCACGGCCATATACACGAGCACCAGGGAGCAGAACACCTTGGGAAGCCGCAGCACCACGCGCTTGAACACCAGCACCCGCACCGCCCAGGATATGAGCACCACGGCCAGAAGAAGGTCCGAGGGCTTGAGCCCGCCGCCCGCGAAGGGGATGTCGTACTGGTAGAGCTCCCCGCGCCCGAAAACCATCATGATGGACACAGACAGTATAATGGCCGGGCGCAGACTCTTGAGGCTCAGG
Coding sequences:
- a CDS encoding protein jag; this translates as MSDFNTFTGKTVDDAISEACRFFSTERDRLEVEIITGGSTGIFGLVGKKKAQIRARRRQDPAVAAMIREEERQAKAAAKAAEVAAAAPSGQAQGEPEAPEVPRQKPERGAQPAREAAQEAPQKPREPRRDKPQKSREPREGREPREAREPREPREPRQPKEAREPREPREPRQERPRRERAPKAEPRPRPDSRTESLDDDLPEGHDQSPASAELLALAAEVMNRLLTPILEQEPKMEIEGTASRISVLIQDEEHSGLLIGREGQTLAALQYLANRIMARRWESPVRVQINTGEYREKQDDNLRKMAFFLADKAKNLGRPQSTKPLSSYHRRVIHLALQGDDTIQTRSKGDGPMKRVIIVPKRPRPEAQQAPEAPQMADVQDALEAPGAQEPQQAQ
- a CDS encoding DMT family transporter — its product is MAWGILFLAAAFEIAWASGLKATQGFTRPLATVVVAACMIASMVLLGLAAKHLPMGTAYAVWTGVGALGTAVIGIALYGEPATLPRLGCIALIALGVMGLKFFSR
- a CDS encoding AMIN domain-containing protein, whose amino-acid sequence is MADRKNPVYLRLMIIVVALFLGLSLNMFQFRNPFRNLGMEPPKSSQPSEPTKFVAGQEPQPQGPTESQTLPSASEEGAAPKTAQQAAPGDGATPKPEPARESGQASKSGGESPADQTASPALSAPDDKAQAAAPQAVQPAVETARDNGLTQPAVTSDEKKVRSAKLGRQVPADAKGGDAAETANAQAEAPAAAQPQPKETAKSAAKVEQASGQSVQAQFTAPKQADQPAGGGEKSAVSAGGKVLDIKVQDNPSEFVLTIVTDAPLERVTSFHAKAPARLAVDLWGPWQTSGGGAVTVQNGLMEKVRLGAHPDKLRVVIDYRDKDLATFSEPVIEKQPKGVVVRVPKPKTAAQ
- a CDS encoding GH39 family glycosyl hydrolase; the protein is MKRTLLLALLVLLAYVCPAQALQLGLHMDMTFSDDQGVNARAVTLAKTVYAKVSRNSFLWHRVEPEKGKRDWSQFDQIVDMLVHAGIEPLMCVYGSPAWASGATGSEDQYWLHVPTDPAKFEAWLAQYKDFMREAAQRYKGKVRKWELWNEENISDAWRPKPNLDQYVAWYTAMREVIRSVDKDAEIALGGLGNLTFVGEGSMPGYLFLETLYEKGIHPDVVAIHPYTKVAPDQFKQWDNNFDDISLIHRIMESHGQSGRPLWITEWGWSSGEIGEQRQAMYLKKSLEMLETRFKYVSMALYFIDWDRPPQYYFGLYTTEFVSKPAAFVFAEQAKLLGQGR
- a CDS encoding glycosyltransferase, translating into MRVSLIVTVKNEASSMGAFLDSVAAQTRLPDELVIVDGGSTDGTLEIIRAHPLDVLLESTPCNIAGGRNRAISLASGEVIAVTDAGCLLDPGWLERISDLRGADVVVGGYEPVVERLFDACQYAMHNLFRSSKSIDRFAISSRSLAFRKVVWEELGGYPEWLDFSEDTWFHNKIRASRFAMRMEPSAVVRWHMRPGYRAIYRQFFLYMQGDGKARQHTRRHMIRLAAYGGGVLMFCLSLSRPLWLLPLSAGFCAYLWQPVRNFRRLGLYPLSAKAMATMLAMLVTMDCGKIFGYISGLNSSVSHPADQPRPEK
- a CDS encoding glycosyltransferase — translated: MRILFYSPVCPWPPDEGGKLRIMGVLAELAKRHDVSLLTTIRRPGDREGVAHLRTRFARVDAVELPWSRWGKLWHMFLGYLCAAPFLAVIYRDARLRRAVAEAARVHDAVHAVYPYGAQLIQDLSCLKVMDTQNVETDVLAGNSRRCRNPLRKLHHRLQSVFMRRFELGVAARMDAVLACSDADRDFFLAANRNTVTVPNAVESLQEREFPTGKDVVFTGLMSYLANVDGIRWFCAEVWPLVAAREPEARLWIVGKDPGPGVTALAGPGVTVTGRVDDVSGYYRRARVFVCPLRVGSGTRLKILQALSFGVAVVSTGLGCSGLEVSPGEHLLVADTARDFAEALLAALGDEDLARRLGLAGRELIARRYTWAAAVETLSEKVYRQCA
- a CDS encoding glycosyltransferase family 2 protein — translated: MRKPSVAIVLVNWNNLQDTLDCLQSLAGMDYPDYGVILVDNGSTDGSLEVFRSRPDVDFIENGENLGIARANNVGIARARERGFDCIMLLNNDTVVAPDMLSILVDVLESDPRMGIVGPKMYYHSEPDVIWFAGGTVMPWRGDCAHVGYEEKDRGQHDVEEETDYITSCCLLARTSLYTELDGIDPYYFIYFDEVDFCLRASQRGHRVVYVPRAKLWHKVSRSMGGVGSARYWHHYMRSRAYFLAKFYPWPNRLAAYLWIFLHDLPRCMLRFLRRGAFDRIPAYVSGLTRGLSGR
- a CDS encoding NAD-dependent epimerase/dehydratase family protein; translation: MRALVTGGLGFIGSHLTDALIEKGLDVAVLDNLEYQVHRGSYPAYANPKAVTIIGDVRNQGLLANALDGVEVIFHQAARVGVGQSMYEPVRYVESNCLGTAAILDHLANRRHCVRKVVVASSMSCYGEGSYLCPGCGGSKVAARTQTQLEAKNYEMVCAACGQAARPVPTREDHPMRPDSVYAVTKRDQEEMCLSFGRHSPVPAVALRYFNGYGTRQSLSNPYTGVCAIFCSRLKNGQPPLIFEDGLQMRDFVHVSDIVQANILAMENPDMDNRAFNVGSGNPLTVLDLARTIGRVIGSDVEPQVTGQFRAGDIRHCFGDCSAITAMGYKPAMSLEEGIARLTSWAEGENAHDMVDKAWDELRKHRLVR
- a CDS encoding O-antigen ligase family protein — its product is MDRRVPTLASRLFSVHAAVIATGLALGWLVSAAGAGIGVGVLGGIFFLILSLKSLRPAIILSVSIMMVFGRGELYQYDIPFAGGGLKPSDLLLAVVLISWAVRVLVFKRVVLRLPKVFCSLVLVYMAVATASALGSLTSGIYFKDALLELRPLLQYLLVIPLIAEFDSAALRQSVWILLGVSVFSSVRILVNYWMGVGEVLLYGEGIRVVLLELGAYLPPVILGFTFYLFGLRPVLSLSVGLLNLTALAVTFFRSAYLGLTSGLAFMFLVAEPAIKRLMLKLAVFVAVGGCIIWVAHSVISPKAVNPIESVVTRVLSLREFKEDISSLHRLREWEAASALIARSPIWGNGLGTRVVFESPMYDAESEQLGYLSHDIYMHNSYMWLLVKMGAVGLASFMFLPLTAMWTAVRSLRFLADPAVRATQLAMCGVLAGNLVISMFGPMFNIDNMTPINAFILGSVFILAREAQNPWENEI